The Bacillus sp. BGMRC 2118 genome contains a region encoding:
- a CDS encoding YfhD family protein produces the protein MPTNHGHSNRDKNTQSLPQTPGYAKLPPDGRDVEFSRELADSDDLQAQERAKAADARAKSRKQ, from the coding sequence ATGCCAACAAATCATGGACATTCAAATCGTGATAAAAACACACAATCTTTACCACAAACTCCCGGCTATGCTAAACTGCCACCAGATGGCCGTGACGTTGAGTTTTCTAGGGAATTAGCTGATAGCGATGATTTACAGGCGCAAGAGCGTGCAAAAGCTGCTGATGCTCGTGCAAAATCTAGAAAACAATAA
- a CDS encoding YfhE family protein produces MDKKKKDKMKKSTLSSMQEVTYSREFKMADRAGGYISNK; encoded by the coding sequence ATGGATAAGAAGAAAAAGGATAAGATGAAGAAAAGTACGTTAAGCAGTATGCAAGAGGTTACATATTCTCGTGAGTTTAAAATGGCCGATCGTGCTGGTGGATATATCAGCAATAAGTAA